Proteins encoded within one genomic window of Trichoderma asperellum chromosome 2, complete sequence:
- a CDS encoding uncharacterized protein (TransMembrane:2 (i33-53o73-91i)) translates to MDLPAAVLHCHNTQVWHETRFHPKSRLALDAHFLSSVQFHFSLIQSLICHTYFPSSSFRSSPPFFFFSSHNFILYHTSFLSFLFLSLSFLIPHHRPFFPLELDFQPSLSVS, encoded by the coding sequence aTGGACTTGCCAGCCGCCGTGCTTCATTGCCATAATACGCAAGTTTGGCACGAGACGCGCTTTCATCCCAAGTCACGCCTTGCCCTTGATGCtcactttctctcttcagtTCAGTTTCACTTTTCACTCATCCAATCTCTCATCTGCCACACTTActttccttcctcttcttttcgttcttcccctcccttctttttcttctcttctcacaATTTTATTCTCTATCACAcatctttcctttcttttctttttctttctctttcttttttgattccccatcatcgccctttcttccctcttgAACTTGACTTTCAACCATCGCTTTCTGTCTCTTGA
- the STT3 gene encoding oligosaccharyl transferase stt3 subunit (BUSCO:EOG092D0PYM~TransMembrane:10 (o20-40i119-138o144-163i175-208o214-234i246-267o273-291i303-329o365-384i391-413o)~CAZy:GT66) — protein MAVETPKGPALGYTTESTRALFRVVILCFIAAAAIASRLFSVIRFESIIHEFDPWFNFRATKYLVANGFHKFWDWFDDRTWHPLGRVTGGTLYPGLMVTSGAIYHALKTLTVPVDIRNICVLLAPACSGLTAFATYLLTNEMTTSPSAGLLAAIFMGIAPGYISRSVAGSYDNEAIAIFLLVFTFYLWIKALKLGSMLWGALCALFYGYMVASWGGYAFITCLLPVHALTLICMGRYSSRLYVSYTTWYALGTLASMQIPFVGFLPIKTSEHMPALGIFGFIQLIGFIQYVRSAISGRQFQTFLVTILVATFGLGLLGLVGLTSLGYIAPWSGRFYSLWDTGYAKIHIPIIASVSEHQPTAWPSYFFDLNFLVWLFPAGVYLCFQELRDEHVFVVVYALFGSYFSGVMVRLMLTLTPVVCVAAAMSASQILDTYLNWKSAVPPEEQEAPKKVKGGLRGSEKPNVGIYSNLTRVLVSGSILIYLLMFVSHCTWVTSNAYSSPSVVLASRMPDGSQHIIDDYREAYQWLRQNTKEDAKIMSWWDYGYQIGGMADRPTLVDNNTWNNTHIATVGKAMSSREEVSYEIMRQHEVDYVLVVFGGLLGYSGDDINKFLWMVRIAEGIWPDEVKERDFFTPQGEYRVDDGATDTMKNSLMYKMSYYNYASLFPPGQAADRVRQVRVPDQGPVINTVEEAYTSENWIIRIYKVKDLDNIGRDHVNAAAFERGQKKKKPTKKRGARVLRVD, from the exons ATGGCGGTCGAAACCCCCAAAGGGCCCGCCTTGGGCTACACCACCGAAAGTACTCGGGCTCTGTTCCGGGTCGTCATCCTCTGCTTCATTGCGGCCGCCGCTATTGCGAGCCGATTGTTCTCTGTTATAC GATTTGAAAGCATCATTCACGAAT TCGATCCTTGGTTCAACTTCCGAGCAACCAAGTATCTTGTCGCAAACGGTTTCCACAAGTTTTGGGATTGGTTCGACGACCGAACATGGCATCCTCTCGGTCGAGTTACCGGAGGCACCCTGTACCCCGGCCTGATGGTCACCAGCGGTGCCATCTACCATGCTCTGAAGACGCTTACAGTCCCCGTCGACATTCGCAACATCTGCGTTCTCCTTGCGCCGGCCTGCTCCGGTCTGACGGCCTTTGCCACATATCTGCTGACCAATGAAATGACTACATCGCCATCTGCAGGTCTTTTGGCGGCTATCTTCATGGGAATTGCGCCCGGTTACATCTCAAGATCCGTTGCCGGCAGCTACGATAACgaagccatcgccatcttccttcttgTCTTCACCTTCTACCTGTGGATCAAGGCTCTTAAGCTGGGTTCCATGCTTTGGGGAGCCCTCTGCGCTTTGTTCTACGGTTACATGGTGGCATCTTGGGGTGGATACGCCTTCATCACCTGTCTCCTCCCTGTGCACGCCCTGACTTTGATCTGCATGGGCAGATACAGCTCTCGCCTCTATGTCAGCTACACCACCTGGTACGCTCTGGGAACACTGGCCAGCATGCAGATTCCTTTTGTTGGCTTCCTCCCCATCAAGACCAGCGAGCATATGCCCGCCTTGG GTATTTTTGGCTTCATCCAGCTTATTGGGTTCATCCAGTATGTACGATCTGCAATTTCTGGCCGCCAATTCCAGACCTTCCTTGTCACAATCCTCGTGGCAACCTTTGGTTTGGGTCTGCTTGGTCTTGTCGGTCTTACTTCTCTGGGCTACATTGCCCCCTGGAGCGGACGATTCTACTCTTTGTGGGATACCGGCTATGCCAAAATCCACATTCCCATCATTGCCTCTGTATCTGAGCATCAGCCTACCGCTTGGCCGTCCTATTTCTTCGACTTGAACTTCCTTGTCTGGCTCTTCCCCGCTGGTGTCTATCTGTGTTTCCAGGAACTCAGAGATGAACACGTCTTCGTCGTTGTGTATGCTCTTTTCGGTAGCTACTTTTCTGGCGTCATGGTTCGTCTGATGCTCACACTCACGCCTGTCGTCTgtgttgccgctgccatgTCTGCCTCTCAAATTCTCGACACCTACCTCAACTGGAAGTCAGCTGTTCCCCCTGAGGAGCAGGAAGCACCAAAGAAGGTAAAGGGCGGTCTCCGTGGCAGTGAGAAGCCTAATGTCGGCATCTACAGCAACCTCACCAGGGTGCTGGTGTCGGGATCTATCCTCATCTATCTCTTGATGTTTGTCTCACACTGTACCTGGGTTACATCAAACGCCTACTCTTCGCCATCTGTGGTCCTTGCCAGCCGTATGCCAGATGGAAGCCAACACATCATTGACGATTACCGAGAGGCTTACCAGTGGCTGCGCCAAAACACCAAGGAGGACGCCAAGATTATGTCCTGGTGGGATTACGGCTACCAGATTGGTGGCATGGCTGACCGGCCTACACTCGTCGACAACAACACCTGGAACAACACCCACATTGCTACCGTTGGCAAGGCCATGAGCTCGAGGGAGGAAGTCAGCTACGAAATTATGAGACAGCACGAAGTTGACTATGTTCTTGTTGTATTCGGTGGTCTCTTGGGCTACTCTGGCGACGATATCAACAAGTTCTTGTGGATGGTCCGAATTGCTGAAGGCATCTGGCCTGACGAGGTCAAGGAACGAGACTTCTTCACTCCTCAGGGTGAATACCGTGTTGACGATGGTGCCACCGATACCATGAAGAACAGCTTGAT GTACAAGATGTCATATTACAACTATGCCTCTCTGTTTCCTCCGGGACAGGCCGCTGATAGAGTCCGACAAGTCCGAGTTCCAGACCAGGGACCTGTTATCAATACCGTCGAGGAGGCTTATACCAGCGAGAACTGGATCATTCGTATCTACAAGGTCAAAGACCTTGATAACATTGGTCGTGATCAtgtcaatgctgctgcctttgaGCGcggccagaagaagaagaagcccacCAAGAAGAGGGGCGCCAGAGTGCTTCGCGTGGATTAG
- a CDS encoding uncharacterized protein (EggNog:ENOG41), with the protein MGSSKKNRRKNPADDGGVDLLSLAFNLPTRRDMERADREATQAQAHSQSIRIQYDPGDGESSDSESLSTLNSDPGKPNTEVEETPKVQKALKPRSQHQLKAQNRVFQLSSPKYKPKRVDNEPPPARRVSKRDSSKARERSSSSPAALRAPSPASSIPSSATFPRITSNYPQKAAHLATSDIPVRPLQSGIGREAHPQQFYQPIFAFPAASVYPPSQYYSAVANADLVSDVNQHVPFPLYTLAPASILKSYQPSSISQEVQRIQSKLDEVVVNLSKRPEDATLKSELSVLQTELNTRLNSLLGMAPSKEPNVSEVSEQFNSKATSKNPTTQSQPTAVQREMSPKRKMRHHLCTGCGKVRSSNYHTKHPIISGDRPSTNYCEDCFEENVEDGALDNHFCYGCGNVRSKEFQQNHPISKGDRPFPNYCSVCVKEIRSAETIADVSMVDFTPGRSHKSSSYTDSALNCTRNSVPTKPSTSEQDLKYQDNELDALLFSAHTDGSNAVDAREQKKIPQPLKLSTNGPQFSPSNSSPGSPYYPVRNTGASQRRAERSPLASPGGQYCSSPDTPTTPRYQPPYVEDIFSPLQETSRRSADYQNSSRNSPCDDRKNSFYRTTAGDKEKSQDDPVGRSAKAPHSDIFQEGSDDSTEGHASTDDSTHSTGSKSVKFRPKVNIRLSDSQSSSNASSHAKILEEDIKPDEETIPSRVGIYGTSPKKSHNGYYTRAKESQNFASLAGEDGCGETIPERGYRGAFSKDSPASSWLPPLSNASGGHWYSRPFSYQSTTSPSMESYTGFKPGGKSTFNYGSSGGVGSETSRPPLRATRSAFNSANTSPEAAFSGDGADQESQRPPLSSNSNTQAEGCPESPSNRWKSFTSPYAGPSTQSSFRKGSPWNNFPSRFDSDCYTMQDGSTFSQTAFSDYSQPSSNPYYEPRKRPFPDLNDYCSFGTRAPRIPGKWAKDYQRTVKPPKQMPYWIPEPIIEEPDSPISSPGKRANMLEFDDIDISPASASNTATVLFPDLGSFAEHDHQSDDDSDKENTVSKSSRDTPSLD; encoded by the exons ATGGgtagcagcaagaaaaatcGACGCAAGAACCCAGCCGATGACGGCGGAGTTGATCTTCTCAGCCTTGCTTTCAACCTGCCCACGCGCCGCGACATGGAACGTGCAGATAGAGAAGCTacccaagctcaagctcacTCTCAGAGCATCAGGATTCAATACGACCCAGGCGATGGTGAATCCAGTGACAGCGAATCACTGTCGACACTCAATTCAGACCCCGGCAAGCCAAACACAGAAGTTGAGGAGACTCCAAAGGTTCAAAAAGCATTGAAACCTCGCTCACAACACCAATTGAAGGCGCAGAATCGTGTTTTccagctctcttctcccaAATATAAGCCGAAGAGAGTTGATAATGAGCCGCCACCTGCTCGACGAGTCTCAAAGCGAGACTCGTCCAAGGCTCGAGAAAGATCATCTTCGAGCCCAGCCGCTCTAAGAGCTCcttctcctgcttcttcCATCCCATCTTCAGCTACTTTTCCCCGCATCACCTCCAATTATCCTCAGAAGGCTGCTCATCTCGCTACCTCAGATATTCCAGTCAGGCCACTTCAGTCTGGCATAGGCAGAGAGGCGCATCCACAGCAGTTCTACCAACCCATATTTGCTTTCCCTGCGGCCTCTGTGTACCCCCCATCTCAATACTATTCAGCTGTGGCGAATGCCGATCTTGTGTCTGATGTTAATCAACATGTGCCTTTTCCCCTGTACACACTGGCCCCTGCAAGTATCCTCAAATCTTATCAGCCTAGCTCAATTTCTCAGGAAGTCCAACGCATTCAGAGCAAGCTCGATGAAGTGGTGGTCAATCTTTCTAAACGCCCAGAAGATGCTACTTTGAAAAGCGAGCTGTCAGTTTTGCAAACAGAGCTCAACACTCGATTGAACTCTCTGCTAGGCATGGCTCCTTCAAAGGAACCGAATGTGTCCGAAGTCTCTGAGCAATTCAATTCAAAGGCAACCTCCAAAAATCCTACGACTCAATCCCAGCCTACAGCTGTTCAGAGAGAGATGAGCCccaagaggaagatgcgGCATCACCTCTGCACAGGCTGCGGCAAAGTCCGCTCTTCCAACTATCACACCAAGCACCCTATCATTTCTGGAGACAGGCCGTCCACGAATTACTGCGAAGACTGCTTCGAAGAAAACGTTGAGGATGGGGCTTTAGACAATCATTTCTGCTACGGGTGCGGAAATGTCAGATCCAAAGAATTTCAGCAGAATCATCCAATCTCGAAAGGCGACAGACCTTTTCCCAATTACTGCTCGGTCTGCGTGAAGGAAATTCGATCTGCCGAGACCATCGCAGACGTCTCCATGGTTGATTTT ACTCCAGGGCGTTCTCACAAGAGCAGCTCATATACTGATTCTGCCCTCAATTGCACTCGGAATAGTGTGCCCACAAAACCATCGACTTCAGAGCAAGACTTGAAGTATCAGGATAATGAATTGgatgctttgcttttttcagCTCACACAGATGGTAGCAATGCTGTTGATGCTCgcgaacaaaagaaaattccgCAACCACTAAAGCTTTCCACAAACGGCCCTCAGTTCAGCCCCTCCAACTCCTCGCCTGGCTCTCCCTATTATCCAGTTCGCAACACTGGAGCATCTCAAAGGCGGGCAGAGCGAAGTCCGCTTGCTAGTCCAGGAGGTCAATATTGCAGCTCTCCTGATACCCCAACGACGCCGAGATATCAGCCTCCTTATGTCGAAGATatattttcccctcttcaaGAAACAAGCCGGCGGTCAGCAGATTACCAAAACTCTTCCAGAAATTCTCCTTGTGATGATAGGAAAAATAGTTTCTATCGAACAACCGCTGGAGACAAAGAGAAATCTCAAGACGACCCTGTTGGTCGCTCTGCAAAGGCTCCCCATTCCGATATCTTCCAAGAGGGTTCCGACGATTCTACAGAGGGACATGCTTCCACGGACGATTCAACTCATTCTACGGGAAGCAAGAGTGTAAAATTTAGACCCAAAGTCAATATCCGTCTTTCAGATTCTCAATCTTCAAGCAATGCCTCTTCACATGCCAAGATACTTGAGGAGGATATCAAGCCCGACGAGGAGACCATACCTAGTCGTGTGGGCATATATGGAACTTCGCCCAAGAAGTCGCACAATGGCTATTACACAAGAGCGAAAGAGTCGCAAAACTTTGCTTCTCTTGCGGGAGAAGATGGGTGCGGCGAAACTATCCCAGAGAGAGGCTACAGAGGAGCATTCTCTAAGGACAGCCCTGCAAGCTCCTGGCTGCCCCCTTTGTCCAATGCCAGTGGAGGCCATTGGTACTCGAGACCTTTTTCATATCAGTCTACCACATCGCCTAGCATGGAGAGCTACACAGGATTCAAACCAGGTGGAAAGTCAACCTTCAACTATGGTTCTAGTGGTGGGGTTGGAAGTGAAACCAGCCGGCCGCCTCTTCGTGCCACTCGCAGTGCATTTAATTCAGCAAATACCAGCCCGGAGGCGGCTTTTTCAGGCGATGGAGCAGATCAGGAGTCACAAAggcctcctctctcctcaaaTTCTAACACGCAAGCTGAAGGATGTCCAGAATCGCCAAGCAACCGTTGGAAGAGCTTCACATCGCCCTACGCTGGACCAAGCACCCAGTCTTCATTCAGAAAAGGATCGCCCTGGAATAATTTCCCTTCTCGATTTGACTCTGATTGTTATACAATGCAGGACGGCTCTACATTCAGCCAAACCGCATTTAGCGACTACTCTCAACCTAGTAGTAATCCTTACTATGAGCCTCGCAAACGACCCTTTCCGGATCTGAATGATTATTGCTCCTTTGGCACTCGGGCTCCTCGCATTCCAGGCAAATGGGCAAAAGACTACCAGAGAACAGTAAAGCCTCCTAAGCAAATGCCGTACTGGATTCCCGAGCCCATCATTGAGGAGCCAGATTCTCCTATCAGCTCGCCAGGCAAGCGGGCTAATATGCTCG AATTTGATGATATTGATATTTCTCCTGCGTCTGCCAGCAATACCGCTACTGTATTATTCCCTGATTTAGGAAGCTTCGCTGAACATGACCATCAATCAGACGATGACTCTGACAAGGAGAATACAGTCAGCAAGAGCAGCCGCGACACACCATCCCTCGACTAG